A single Microbacterium protaetiae DNA region contains:
- a CDS encoding DHA2 family efflux MFS transporter permease subunit: MTVLSDPLIAAPTRRDWLGLATLAAGLGMIVLDGTIVGVALPDMIEPLHLTLTDAQWVSSLYAAILAALLLSAGRLADRWGRKRLFLIGVVVFVAGSAVAAASLTGSALIAARAVQALGAALILPTTLSSVNAIFRGKHRAAAFGVWGAVISGAAAIGPLAGGALTQYASWPWIFLVNVPLGAVIFIVAIFTVRETSERAGGGGIDLVGAVLSAVGFAALVFVVIEGPDLGWWRPLQDFPILGLVWPHTAPVSIVVPLAVIGALGVGGFVWWELRRARAGGTVLLDLSLFRLPTFSWGNLTAGTIAVGEFAIVFVLPLFLVNARGLDVMQAGLVLAAMAVGAFVSGAAARHLSARLGAPGVVVLGLVLEVVGIGIVAMVVAPDAAAWLIAVPLTVYGLGLGLASAQLTGTVLHDVPRNQSGQGSATQSTVRQVGSALGTALSGAALSVALAITLPASTEGMRGADAVVAATRSSAGATIAQLRVQHSDALVAALSAGFADATRVSLLVAAVFLVLGLVGALRVRAVARHPAP; this comes from the coding sequence ATGACCGTTCTGAGCGATCCCCTCATCGCCGCGCCCACACGGCGCGACTGGCTGGGTCTTGCCACCCTTGCCGCGGGACTCGGGATGATAGTGCTCGACGGCACCATCGTGGGGGTGGCGCTGCCCGACATGATCGAGCCGCTGCACCTCACCCTCACCGATGCGCAGTGGGTCAGCAGCCTGTACGCGGCGATCCTGGCGGCGTTGCTGCTGTCGGCGGGGCGCCTCGCCGATCGGTGGGGACGCAAGCGGCTCTTCCTCATCGGCGTCGTCGTCTTCGTGGCGGGGAGTGCGGTGGCCGCGGCATCCCTCACCGGCAGTGCGCTCATCGCGGCCCGTGCCGTACAGGCCCTCGGGGCCGCGCTCATCCTGCCCACGACCCTCTCCAGCGTCAACGCGATCTTCCGCGGGAAGCACCGGGCGGCCGCCTTCGGCGTGTGGGGCGCCGTGATCTCCGGTGCCGCGGCGATCGGACCTCTGGCCGGCGGCGCCCTGACTCAGTACGCGTCGTGGCCGTGGATCTTCCTGGTGAACGTGCCGCTGGGCGCGGTCATCTTCATCGTGGCGATCTTCACCGTGCGCGAGACCAGCGAGCGCGCGGGCGGCGGCGGCATCGACCTGGTCGGTGCGGTGCTGTCGGCCGTCGGCTTTGCGGCGCTCGTGTTCGTCGTCATCGAGGGGCCCGATCTGGGGTGGTGGCGGCCGCTGCAGGACTTTCCGATCCTCGGCCTCGTGTGGCCGCACACGGCGCCGGTGTCGATCGTCGTGCCGCTGGCCGTCATCGGCGCTCTGGGCGTGGGCGGGTTCGTGTGGTGGGAGCTGCGCCGTGCTCGCGCCGGCGGTACCGTGCTGCTCGATCTCTCACTGTTCCGCCTACCGACCTTCAGCTGGGGCAACCTCACGGCCGGCACCATCGCCGTCGGCGAGTTCGCCATCGTGTTCGTGCTGCCGCTGTTCCTGGTCAACGCGCGGGGACTCGATGTCATGCAGGCGGGGCTCGTGCTGGCCGCGATGGCCGTCGGGGCGTTCGTCTCGGGCGCCGCGGCCCGGCACCTTTCCGCGCGCCTGGGAGCGCCCGGGGTCGTGGTCCTCGGCCTTGTGCTGGAGGTTGTCGGCATCGGCATCGTGGCCATGGTGGTGGCACCGGATGCCGCGGCCTGGCTCATCGCGGTGCCGTTGACCGTGTACGGCCTCGGGCTGGGACTGGCCTCGGCGCAGCTGACCGGCACGGTGCTGCATGACGTGCCACGGAATCAGTCGGGGCAGGGATCGGCCACGCAGAGCACCGTGCGCCAGGTCGGCAGCGCCCTGGGAACGGCGCTCTCGGGCGCGGCGCTGTCGGTTGCGCTCGCCATCACGCTGCCGGCGTCGACGGAGGGCATGCGAGGCGCCGACGCCGTGGTGGCGGCGACGCGGTCGAGCGCCGGCGCGACGATAGCGCAACTGCGCGTCCAGCATTCCGATGCGCTCGTGGCGGCGCTGTCGGCGGGGTTCGCCGACGCGACGCGCGTGTCGCTGCTGGTCGCAGCGGTGTTCCTCGTGTTGGGCCTGGTCGGCGCCCTGCGCGTGCGCGCCGTGGCGCGGCATCCCGCCCCCTGA
- the mnmA gene encoding tRNA 2-thiouridine(34) synthase MnmA: MRILAAMSGGVDSAVAAARAVEAGHEVVGVHLALSRAGGTLRTGSRGCCTIEDAMDARRVADILGIPFYVWDFSERFRQDVVDDFIAEYQAGRTPNPCMRCNQHIKFAALLERGLELGYDAVCTGHYAKLVDGPDGRELHRASEAAKDQSYVLGVLTAEQLAHTYFPLGDTPSKALVRAEAERRGFSVAKKPDSYDICFIPDGDTRGWLADKVGEADGEVVDRSGAVVGTHHGAHAYTVGQRRGLQLGVPAPDGKPRFVLEVQPVTNTVVVGPKEALATAEIAGERFSWAGRAQSEGEFACEVQIRAHADPVPAQAWFVDGTVRVRPEHPFDGVAPGQTAVLYEGTRVIGQFTIDRTVSAVPVPESVGARS; encoded by the coding sequence ATGCGAATTCTGGCGGCGATGAGCGGTGGTGTCGACTCAGCCGTCGCGGCGGCGAGGGCCGTGGAGGCGGGGCACGAGGTCGTCGGGGTGCACCTGGCGCTCTCGCGCGCGGGCGGAACGCTGCGCACGGGAAGTCGCGGCTGCTGCACGATCGAAGACGCCATGGACGCCCGTCGCGTCGCCGACATCCTGGGCATCCCGTTCTATGTGTGGGACTTCTCCGAGCGGTTCCGGCAAGACGTCGTCGACGACTTCATCGCCGAGTACCAGGCCGGCCGCACCCCCAATCCGTGCATGCGCTGCAACCAGCACATCAAGTTCGCAGCTCTTCTGGAGCGCGGGCTTGAACTGGGCTACGACGCCGTGTGCACCGGGCACTACGCCAAGCTCGTCGATGGGCCGGACGGCCGCGAGCTGCACCGTGCATCGGAGGCGGCCAAGGATCAGTCCTACGTGCTGGGCGTGCTCACCGCGGAGCAACTCGCGCACACCTACTTTCCGCTGGGCGACACCCCCTCGAAGGCGCTCGTGCGTGCCGAGGCCGAGCGCCGGGGTTTCTCCGTCGCCAAAAAGCCCGACAGCTACGACATCTGCTTCATCCCCGACGGCGACACCCGTGGCTGGCTGGCCGACAAGGTCGGCGAAGCCGACGGCGAGGTCGTCGATCGCAGCGGGGCAGTGGTCGGCACGCATCATGGCGCGCACGCGTATACGGTCGGGCAGCGCCGCGGCCTGCAGCTGGGCGTTCCCGCGCCCGACGGCAAGCCCCGCTTCGTGCTCGAGGTGCAGCCGGTGACCAACACCGTCGTGGTCGGACCCAAAGAGGCCTTGGCCACCGCCGAGATCGCCGGCGAGCGGTTCAGCTGGGCTGGACGGGCGCAGTCCGAGGGCGAGTTCGCGTGTGAGGTGCAGATCCGCGCGCATGCCGACCCGGTACCGGCCCAGGCGTGGTTCGTCGACGGCACGGTGAGAGTGCGACCCGAGCATCCTTTCGACGGCGTCGCTCCCGGCCAGACCGCTGTGCTGTACGAGGGCACGCGGGTGATCGGGCAGTTCACGATCGATCGGACCGTGTCAGCGGTGCCCGTCCCCGAGAGTGTCGGCGCCCGATCCTAG
- a CDS encoding PIN domain-containing protein — translation MSDESIGVVDTSIMIGFESGREIDFEKIPVGMVSTVITQAELEAGVLSTDDSQARSRRLETLEKLSEMRVLAVTREAAHHWARLRLFLRDTGRNMQVNDLWIAAIAVANELPIVTQDADFDALEGAKGVTVIRV, via the coding sequence ATGAGCGACGAATCCATCGGAGTCGTTGACACCTCGATCATGATCGGCTTCGAATCGGGCCGCGAGATCGACTTTGAGAAGATCCCCGTCGGCATGGTCTCGACTGTGATCACACAGGCTGAGCTCGAAGCCGGGGTTCTCTCGACGGACGACTCGCAAGCTCGATCGCGCCGCCTCGAGACCCTTGAGAAACTCAGTGAGATGCGCGTTCTCGCCGTGACGAGGGAAGCGGCTCATCATTGGGCACGACTGCGACTGTTCCTCCGGGATACGGGGCGGAACATGCAGGTCAACGACCTGTGGATCGCCGCGATCGCCGTCGCGAACGAGCTGCCGATCGTGACGCAGGATGCCGACTTCGACGCGCTGGAAGGCGCGAAGGGCGTCACCGTCATCCGCGTCTGA
- a CDS encoding DEAD/DEAH box helicase yields the protein MDAADSGATETAEATPEEQQAPGFADLGVTGPVLAAVHDLGYETPSAIQAATIPLLLEGRDVLGTAQTGTGKTAAFALPVLERLDLSQKTPQALVLAPTRELALQVCEAFESYAGRMKGVHVLPVYGGQAYGVQLSALRRGVHIVVGTPGRIMDHQAKGTLDLSELKYLVLDEADEMLKMGFAEDVEQILAQTPADKQVALFSATMPAAIRRLAQKYLRDPEEVAIKTKTTTNQNITQRYLVVSYAQKVDALTRILEVENFDGVIVFVRTKNETETLAEKLRARGYSAAAISGDVAQAQRERSVNQLKAGKLDILVATDVAARGLDVERISHVINFDIPTDTESYVHRIGRTGRAGRSGDAISFITPRERYLLGHIEKATRQKPAQMKLPTTDDVNTTRLARFDDAITAALEATGRIEAFRDIIDHYVRHHDVPESDVAAALAIVAQGETPLLLDPENDPLAVSVDAVNRPQKDRGARAERGTREPRRGRGDYAPYRIEVGRRHRVEPRQIVGALANEGGLRRDDFGVITIKPDFSIVELPATLDPGVLDKLSGTRISGRLIQMKPDRGAPHRRRPDDGDDRPPRKPRHKV from the coding sequence ATGGATGCCGCCGACAGCGGCGCGACCGAGACGGCAGAGGCCACACCCGAAGAGCAACAGGCACCGGGTTTCGCCGATCTCGGCGTCACGGGCCCGGTGCTGGCCGCCGTGCACGATCTGGGCTACGAGACGCCGTCGGCGATTCAGGCGGCCACGATTCCGCTGCTTCTCGAGGGCCGCGATGTGCTGGGCACTGCGCAGACCGGAACGGGCAAGACCGCGGCCTTCGCTCTCCCCGTACTCGAGCGGCTCGACCTGTCGCAGAAGACACCGCAGGCCCTCGTGCTCGCCCCGACCCGCGAGCTGGCTCTGCAGGTGTGTGAGGCGTTCGAGTCGTATGCCGGTCGCATGAAGGGCGTGCACGTGCTTCCCGTCTACGGCGGGCAGGCCTATGGCGTGCAGTTGTCGGCGCTGCGCCGTGGCGTGCACATCGTCGTGGGAACGCCCGGCCGCATCATGGACCACCAGGCCAAAGGCACGCTCGATCTGTCCGAGCTGAAGTACCTGGTGCTCGATGAGGCCGACGAGATGCTCAAGATGGGCTTCGCCGAAGACGTCGAGCAGATTCTCGCGCAGACGCCCGCCGACAAGCAGGTCGCCCTGTTCTCGGCCACGATGCCTGCCGCGATCCGCCGTCTCGCCCAGAAGTACCTGCGCGACCCCGAAGAGGTCGCGATCAAGACGAAGACCACGACCAACCAGAACATCACGCAGCGGTACCTCGTCGTCTCGTACGCGCAGAAGGTGGATGCCCTCACCCGCATTCTCGAAGTCGAGAATTTCGACGGGGTCATCGTCTTCGTGCGCACGAAGAACGAGACCGAGACTCTCGCCGAAAAGCTGCGCGCCCGCGGATACTCGGCTGCCGCCATCAGCGGCGACGTGGCCCAAGCGCAGCGCGAGCGCTCGGTGAACCAGCTCAAGGCCGGCAAGCTCGACATTCTGGTCGCGACCGACGTCGCCGCACGCGGTCTGGATGTCGAGCGCATCAGCCATGTGATCAACTTCGACATCCCCACCGACACCGAGTCATATGTGCACCGCATCGGGCGCACCGGACGCGCGGGCCGCTCGGGCGATGCGATAAGTTTCATCACCCCGCGCGAGCGATATCTGCTGGGGCACATCGAGAAGGCCACGCGCCAGAAGCCCGCCCAGATGAAGCTGCCGACCACCGACGACGTCAACACGACCCGTCTCGCACGCTTCGATGACGCCATCACCGCGGCACTGGAGGCGACCGGGCGCATCGAGGCGTTCCGCGACATCATCGACCACTATGTGCGCCACCACGATGTTCCCGAATCGGATGTCGCAGCCGCACTCGCGATCGTCGCGCAAGGTGAGACGCCTCTCCTTCTGGATCCCGAGAACGACCCGCTGGCGGTATCGGTCGACGCCGTGAACCGGCCGCAGAAGGATCGCGGTGCCCGCGCCGAACGGGGTACGCGGGAACCGCGACGCGGCCGCGGGGATTATGCCCCGTACCGCATCGAGGTCGGCCGACGGCACCGTGTCGAGCCCCGCCAGATCGTGGGCGCGCTGGCCAACGAGGGCGGCCTGCGCCGCGACGACTTCGGCGTCATCACGATCAAACCCGACTTCTCGATCGTTGAGCTTCCCGCAACCCTCGACCCGGGCGTGCTCGACAAGCTCAGCGGCACCCGCATCTCAGGCCGTCTCATCCAGATGAAGCCTGACCGCGGGGCGCCGCACCGGCGCCGGCCCGACGACGGCGACGACCGCCCGCCGCGCAAGCCGCGCCACAAGGTCTGA
- a CDS encoding type II toxin-antitoxin system Phd/YefM family antitoxin: protein MAEVPVRELRNDTAGVLRRAQAGEDIVITVHGNPAVRLIPAAPERRRVIPREELFAWLLKHQADPGLRDELRELAGEMTDEADIV from the coding sequence ATGGCTGAGGTACCTGTCCGAGAACTGCGCAACGACACCGCCGGCGTGCTCAGGCGCGCTCAGGCGGGGGAAGACATCGTGATCACGGTGCATGGAAACCCCGCGGTCAGGCTCATTCCGGCCGCCCCCGAGCGGCGGCGCGTCATACCGCGTGAAGAGCTCTTCGCCTGGCTGCTCAAACATCAAGCAGATCCTGGTCTTCGCGACGAACTCCGAGAGCTGGCGGGTGAGATGACCGACGAGGCGGACATCGTATGA
- a CDS encoding cysteine desulfurase family protein, translating into MTVYLDHAATTPLRDEARDAWLDAAARCGNASSIHRAGQDARRLLEESRERLAAVLDCDPIEVVFTSGGTESINTALKGLWWARADGTDAMVLPDGEHHATLDTVQWLHDHEHAPVRAVALDAAGRVPAEAFADALPGAAVATALVANNEVGTINDADALAHAASQAGVPLHLDAVAAFGHIPVAFRAWRGDARGQSGLCALSVSAHKIGGPVGVGALVVSRHAAPTALLQGGGQQRSLRSGTQDVAGAAAFAVAAECAWAERDAEAARLAALRDRLVRGIRASVDDAQLLGDPHDRLPGNAHVLFPGALGETLLFLLDRADVCASTGSACQAGIPEPSHVVTAIGRSDAEARQVLRFTLGRTSTEGDIDALLAVLPQVVERARASSGPRSVSRS; encoded by the coding sequence GTGACGGTCTACCTGGATCACGCGGCGACAACGCCGCTGCGAGACGAGGCGCGCGATGCGTGGCTGGATGCCGCGGCGCGGTGCGGCAACGCGTCGTCGATCCACCGCGCCGGGCAGGATGCGCGCCGGCTGCTCGAAGAATCGCGGGAGCGCCTGGCCGCCGTGCTCGACTGCGACCCCATCGAAGTCGTGTTCACCTCCGGTGGCACCGAGTCGATCAACACGGCGCTGAAGGGGCTGTGGTGGGCGCGCGCCGACGGCACCGACGCCATGGTGCTGCCCGACGGCGAACATCACGCCACTCTCGACACGGTGCAGTGGCTGCACGACCATGAGCACGCCCCCGTGCGCGCGGTGGCGTTGGATGCCGCAGGCAGAGTCCCCGCCGAGGCGTTCGCCGACGCGCTGCCCGGCGCCGCCGTCGCAACGGCGCTGGTCGCCAACAACGAGGTCGGCACGATCAACGACGCCGACGCGCTGGCCCACGCGGCGTCGCAGGCCGGCGTGCCGCTGCACCTGGACGCGGTGGCGGCGTTCGGGCACATCCCCGTCGCGTTCCGCGCGTGGCGCGGCGACGCACGGGGGCAGAGTGGTCTCTGCGCGCTGAGTGTGTCTGCACACAAGATCGGCGGGCCGGTCGGCGTGGGCGCGCTCGTGGTCTCACGCCACGCCGCCCCGACGGCGCTGCTGCAGGGCGGCGGGCAGCAGCGGTCGTTGCGCAGCGGCACCCAGGATGTCGCGGGCGCCGCGGCGTTCGCGGTGGCGGCCGAGTGCGCCTGGGCCGAACGTGACGCTGAGGCGGCACGACTGGCCGCGCTGCGCGATCGGCTGGTTCGCGGCATCCGCGCGTCTGTCGACGATGCGCAACTGCTCGGTGACCCGCATGATCGGCTGCCGGGCAATGCGCACGTGCTCTTTCCCGGCGCGCTGGGCGAGACACTGCTGTTCCTGCTGGATCGCGCCGACGTGTGCGCGTCGACCGGATCGGCCTGTCAAGCGGGGATTCCCGAGCCCTCGCACGTGGTCACGGCGATCGGGCGGTCGGATGCCGAAGCCCGGCAGGTGCTGCGTTTCACGCTCGGGCGCACCTCGACCGAGGGCGACATCGACGCGCTGCTGGCTGTGCTGCCGCAGGTGGTCGAGCGGGCGAGGGCCTCGTCCGGCCCCCGTTCAGTGTCGCGCTCGTAG
- a CDS encoding long-chain-fatty-acid--CoA ligase — translation MTTFDPPRPWTASYADGVPIDLEPVSGSLVDIVAASARDYPDAPALQFFGRETTYRQLQEQIDRAAAGLKARGVGAGDTVAIVLPNCPQHIVAFYAVLRLGAVAIEHNPLYTPRELRKQFEDHGAKTAIVWTKVVETVQEFPADLAVTNLISVDVVKAMPLATRVALKLPIAKARESRDALYSRVSGTIPWEQIVGSDPLPAGHPKPATDDLAIIQYTSGTTGTPKGAALTHRNLLANAAQARAWVPQIVRGNGCVVYAVLPMFHAYGLTLCLTFAMSMGARLVLFPKFDPDMVLDVTKKHPATFLPLVPPIADRLLKAAQEKGVSLQGTDIAISGAMALPHELVVPFEKASGGYLVEGYGLSECSPVLMANPVADNRVPGTVGLPLPGTECRVVDPEEPTKDVAPGEPGELVVRGPQVFSGYYGKPEATEEVFVDGWYRTGDIVTIDEGGFVRIVDRIKELIITGGFNVAPTEVENALRQHPDVDDVAVVGLPSEHSGEEVVAAVVLAPGVAEPDVDAIREFARSILTPYKVPRRVFVVDELPKSLIGKVLRRQVREKLLNLTGAGQ, via the coding sequence ATGACGACGTTCGATCCGCCGCGCCCATGGACCGCGAGCTACGCCGACGGCGTTCCCATCGACCTCGAGCCCGTCAGCGGTTCGCTCGTCGACATCGTCGCGGCATCCGCACGGGACTACCCCGATGCCCCTGCTCTGCAGTTCTTCGGACGTGAGACGACGTACCGCCAGCTGCAGGAGCAGATCGATCGCGCGGCTGCCGGACTGAAGGCACGCGGTGTCGGCGCCGGCGACACCGTCGCGATAGTGCTGCCGAACTGTCCGCAGCACATCGTCGCGTTCTACGCGGTGCTGCGGCTGGGTGCCGTCGCGATCGAACACAATCCGCTCTACACCCCACGAGAGCTGCGCAAGCAGTTCGAAGACCACGGCGCGAAGACCGCGATCGTGTGGACGAAGGTCGTCGAGACCGTGCAGGAGTTCCCCGCCGACCTCGCCGTGACCAACCTCATCTCCGTCGACGTCGTCAAGGCGATGCCGCTGGCCACCCGAGTGGCACTGAAGCTTCCGATCGCGAAGGCCCGTGAATCGCGCGATGCGCTCTACAGCCGTGTCTCGGGCACGATCCCGTGGGAGCAGATCGTCGGCTCCGATCCCCTGCCGGCAGGCCACCCGAAACCCGCCACCGACGATCTGGCGATCATCCAGTACACGAGCGGTACGACCGGCACCCCCAAGGGCGCCGCACTGACGCACCGCAATCTGCTCGCCAACGCGGCGCAGGCGCGGGCGTGGGTGCCGCAGATCGTGCGCGGGAATGGATGCGTCGTCTATGCCGTGCTGCCGATGTTCCACGCATACGGCCTGACCTTGTGCCTGACGTTCGCGATGTCTATGGGCGCGCGACTGGTGCTGTTCCCGAAGTTCGACCCCGACATGGTGCTGGATGTCACCAAGAAGCATCCGGCGACGTTCCTGCCGCTGGTGCCTCCGATCGCCGATCGCCTGCTGAAGGCGGCGCAAGAGAAGGGTGTGTCGCTGCAGGGCACCGACATAGCCATCTCGGGCGCTATGGCGCTCCCCCATGAACTCGTCGTGCCGTTCGAGAAGGCGTCGGGCGGGTATCTCGTCGAGGGCTACGGCCTCTCGGAGTGCTCGCCTGTGCTGATGGCCAATCCCGTCGCCGACAATCGCGTGCCGGGCACCGTCGGCCTGCCCTTGCCGGGCACCGAATGCCGCGTCGTCGACCCGGAGGAGCCGACCAAGGATGTCGCGCCGGGCGAACCCGGCGAACTCGTCGTGCGCGGTCCTCAGGTGTTCAGCGGCTACTACGGCAAGCCCGAGGCCACCGAAGAGGTGTTCGTCGACGGCTGGTACCGCACCGGCGACATCGTCACGATCGATGAGGGCGGCTTCGTGCGCATCGTCGACCGCATCAAAGAGCTCATCATCACGGGCGGTTTCAACGTGGCCCCCACCGAGGTCGAGAACGCACTGCGCCAGCACCCCGATGTCGACGATGTCGCCGTGGTCGGGCTGCCCAGCGAACACTCCGGCGAAGAGGTCGTTGCCGCGGTCGTGCTCGCCCCCGGTGTGGCAGAACCCGATGTCGATGCCATCCGTGAGTTCGCGCGCAGCATCCTCACCCCCTACAAAGTGCCGCGGCGGGTGTTCGTCGTCGACGAGCTGCCGAAATCGCTGATCGGCAAGGTGCTGCGCCGCCAGGTGCGCGAGAAACTGCTGAACCTGACAGGAGCCGGACAATGA
- the ligA gene encoding NAD-dependent DNA ligase LigA, giving the protein MADDQLTLDQARDEANGLIDRIIQARDAYYGRDAEIVDDATYDGWMRRLEAIERLYPELQGQDSPTLTVGAAENTPFAPVEHAERMLSLDNVFSPDELRDWCVKAEAGAGRKVRWLTELKIDGLAISLRYEHGRLTSAATRGDGRVGEDITMNAVRVHGIPDRLAGSGHPALVEVRGEVFIPVAAFEELNAFQGELRERVVADAREKPRFDEQKALASAQRRFPAFANPRNAASGGLRQQLEKKDGLELESGQLRLNSLRLLVHGIGAWPDPPVSSQSEVYELLAEWGLPTSPYYRTTEAIDGVLDYVAYYGEHRHDVEHELDGIVVKVDELALHDELGATSRAPRWAIAYKYPPEQVNTKLLDIVVSVGRTGRATPYAVMAPARVAGSVVRQATLHNQDVVKAKGVLIGDTVVLRKAGDVIPEVLGPVVELRDGSERAFVMPERCPECGSPLRPAKEGDIDLRCPNARSCPAQVRGRVEHIGSRGALDIEVLGEVTAAALTQAEAPAVAPLDTEAGLFDLTLDELVPISVVVRDAETGLPKEDDDGVVKTRSPFRRNPSAAERKEGLEGPQPSAAAVKLLAELEKAKTKELWRLLVALNIRHVGPVAARALAQWFGSLDAIRAASREELAAVEGVGGIIADSLLDWFDVDWHREIVERWTAAGVQWVIPGHPGPGAASAGGVLEGLTIVATGSLEGYTREGAQEAIIAAGGKAASSVSKKTDFVAAGPGAGSKLAKAEDLGVRIIDAAQFKVLVEQGPDALESPDA; this is encoded by the coding sequence GTGGCAGACGATCAGCTGACCCTCGACCAGGCGCGCGACGAGGCCAACGGCCTCATCGATCGCATCATTCAGGCACGCGACGCGTACTACGGGCGCGACGCCGAGATCGTCGACGATGCGACGTACGACGGGTGGATGCGGCGGCTCGAGGCTATCGAGCGGCTGTATCCCGAGCTGCAAGGCCAGGACTCGCCGACGCTGACGGTGGGGGCGGCCGAGAACACGCCGTTCGCCCCCGTCGAGCACGCCGAGCGGATGCTGAGCCTCGACAACGTCTTCTCACCCGATGAGTTGAGAGATTGGTGCGTGAAGGCAGAGGCCGGCGCGGGGCGGAAGGTGCGTTGGCTCACCGAGCTGAAGATCGACGGACTCGCGATCAGCCTGCGCTACGAGCACGGCCGGCTCACGTCGGCGGCGACCCGCGGCGACGGACGCGTCGGCGAAGACATCACGATGAACGCCGTGCGGGTGCACGGCATCCCCGACCGGCTCGCCGGGTCGGGGCATCCCGCCCTCGTCGAAGTGCGCGGCGAGGTGTTCATCCCCGTCGCCGCCTTTGAAGAGCTCAACGCTTTCCAAGGCGAACTGCGCGAGCGGGTGGTCGCCGATGCACGCGAGAAACCACGGTTCGACGAGCAGAAGGCGCTGGCCAGTGCGCAGCGGCGCTTTCCGGCGTTCGCGAATCCGCGCAACGCCGCCAGCGGCGGGCTGCGGCAACAGCTGGAGAAGAAGGACGGGCTCGAGCTCGAGTCGGGGCAGCTGCGCCTGAACTCGCTGCGGTTGCTCGTGCACGGGATCGGAGCGTGGCCCGACCCGCCGGTCTCGTCGCAGAGCGAAGTGTATGAATTGCTCGCCGAGTGGGGGTTGCCCACCAGCCCGTACTATCGCACCACCGAGGCGATCGACGGCGTGCTCGACTATGTCGCGTATTACGGTGAGCACCGGCACGATGTCGAGCACGAGCTCGATGGCATCGTCGTCAAGGTCGATGAACTCGCGCTGCACGACGAGCTGGGCGCCACCAGCCGTGCACCGCGCTGGGCGATCGCCTACAAGTACCCGCCCGAGCAGGTGAACACGAAGCTGCTCGACATCGTCGTGTCGGTGGGTCGCACCGGGCGGGCGACGCCCTATGCGGTGATGGCGCCGGCGCGCGTCGCCGGTTCGGTCGTGCGCCAGGCGACGCTGCACAATCAAGACGTCGTCAAGGCCAAGGGCGTGCTCATCGGCGACACCGTCGTGCTGCGCAAGGCGGGGGATGTCATCCCCGAGGTGCTGGGACCGGTCGTCGAACTGCGCGACGGCAGCGAGCGTGCCTTCGTCATGCCCGAGCGGTGTCCCGAGTGCGGGTCACCGCTGCGCCCGGCGAAGGAGGGCGACATCGACCTGCGGTGCCCGAACGCCCGATCGTGCCCGGCGCAGGTGCGCGGGCGCGTCGAGCACATCGGCTCGCGCGGGGCGCTCGACATCGAGGTGCTGGGCGAGGTGACCGCCGCAGCATTGACACAGGCCGAAGCGCCGGCGGTCGCGCCGCTCGACACTGAAGCGGGGCTTTTCGATCTGACGCTCGACGAGCTCGTGCCGATCTCTGTGGTTGTGCGCGACGCCGAGACAGGGCTGCCGAAGGAAGACGACGACGGCGTCGTCAAGACACGGTCGCCCTTCCGGCGTAATCCGAGCGCTGCAGAGCGGAAGGAGGGACTCGAGGGTCCGCAGCCGTCGGCCGCGGCCGTGAAGCTGCTCGCCGAGCTCGAGAAGGCCAAAACGAAGGAGCTGTGGCGGCTGCTGGTCGCCCTGAACATCCGCCACGTCGGCCCGGTGGCCGCACGTGCGCTGGCCCAGTGGTTCGGGTCGCTGGATGCCATCCGTGCGGCCTCGCGTGAGGAGCTGGCGGCGGTCGAGGGCGTCGGCGGGATCATCGCCGATTCGCTGTTGGACTGGTTCGATGTCGACTGGCACCGCGAGATCGTCGAGCGGTGGACGGCGGCCGGTGTGCAATGGGTGATTCCGGGCCATCCTGGGCCGGGCGCGGCATCGGCCGGGGGAGTGCTCGAGGGGTTGACCATCGTCGCGACGGGATCGCTGGAGGGTTACACCCGCGAGGGCGCGCAGGAGGCCATCATCGCCGCGGGTGGCAAGGCGGCATCCTCCGTCTCGAAGAAGACCGACTTCGTCGCCGCCGGCCCGGGCGCAGGCTCAAAGCTTGCGAAGGCCGAAGACCTCGGCGTGCGCATCATCGATGCTGCGCAGTTCAAGGTCCTCGTCGAGCAGGGGCCGGATGCTCTGGAATCGCCGGATGCCTGA